In a single window of the Desulforegula conservatrix Mb1Pa genome:
- a CDS encoding Fic family protein yields MNYQPPYSITSLILQRVADIVELVTRWSLSDDSSLSPQLRRNNRIRTIQASLAIENNTLSIEQVTAVLEGKHVLGLPREIQEVKNAFAAYEQMPKWKPESLPDLLAAHGLLMSGLVDSPGFFRKGGVGIYNDNKIVHIAPPAIRVDVLMTDLVNWLKSTPVHPLISSCVFHYEFEFIHPFEDGNGRMGRLWQTLILSRWKPVLAYLPVESVVRMRQAEYYQALAEADRLADSTPFIEFMLQALHDAMKEALSKTSVKMSGKTSVKIIEELSLNRLLTIPELAEKIGVTARSIERNLKKLQDEGRLRRIGPAKGGHWEVIK; encoded by the coding sequence ATGAATTATCAGCCCCCATATTCCATAACTTCACTTATTCTTCAGCGGGTAGCAGATATTGTGGAACTCGTGACCAGATGGTCACTGTCTGATGACAGTTCTCTTTCCCCGCAGTTGCGCCGGAATAACCGCATCCGCACGATTCAGGCTTCTCTTGCAATCGAAAATAATACCCTGAGCATTGAGCAGGTGACGGCAGTGCTTGAAGGTAAACATGTTCTTGGCCTGCCCCGTGAAATCCAGGAAGTAAAAAACGCCTTTGCCGCCTATGAGCAGATGCCAAAATGGAAGCCTGAATCATTGCCTGACCTTTTGGCTGCTCATGGACTGCTCATGTCTGGACTTGTGGACAGTCCGGGGTTTTTCAGAAAAGGCGGCGTAGGAATCTATAATGACAACAAAATAGTTCACATTGCGCCTCCAGCCATCAGGGTTGACGTTCTTATGACTGATCTTGTGAACTGGCTGAAATCAACTCCGGTTCATCCTCTTATTAGCAGTTGCGTATTTCATTATGAATTTGAGTTTATTCATCCATTTGAGGACGGCAACGGGCGCATGGGGCGTTTATGGCAAACCCTGATACTCAGCAGATGGAAACCTGTTCTTGCCTATCTTCCGGTAGAATCAGTGGTCAGGATGCGTCAGGCTGAATACTATCAGGCTCTGGCAGAAGCAGACAGACTGGCCGATTCAACCCCTTTCATAGAATTCATGCTTCAGGCATTACACGATGCCATGAAAGAAGCTCTATCTAAAACGTCGGTGAAAATGTCGGGTAAAACGTCGGTGAAAATCATAGAAGAGCTTTCCTTGAACAGATTGCTGACCATTCCTGAACTTGCGGAAAAAATCGGGGTCACAGCGCGCTCTATAGAACGTAATCTTAAAAAATTGCAGGATGAAGGCCGTTTGCGTCGTATAGGCCCAGCCAAGGGCGGCCATTGGGAGGTTATCAAATGA
- a CDS encoding type I restriction endonuclease subunit R, whose amino-acid sequence MTEDQLEQEALEWLKSIGYSHRYGLDIAPDGPEPERSSYSQVLLVNRLRDAISRLNPLVPLVAREDAFQKILNLDTPVLLAANRAFHNMLVNGVPVEYQKDGETRGDFVRLMDFSDVKANEWLAVNQFSVKGAKHTRRPDIILFVNGLPLVLVELKNPADRNADIWKAYDQIQTYKEQIPDVFQYNEMLVISDGTEARMGSLSANIERFMAWRTIDGITLDPLGQFNELETLIRGVLAPDYFLDFLRFFVLFEDDGTLVKKIAGYHQFHAVRSAIAHVISASRPGGSQKGGVVWHTQGSGKSITMTCFAARVMREEAMENPTIVVITDRNDLDGQLFGVFSLSQDLLREQPVQGETRQDLRAKLANRPSGGIVFATIQKFMPGEDEDSFPVLSDRHNIVVIADEAHRTQYGFEAKFKGDAKGYQVGYAQHLRDALPNATFVAFTGTPVSSEDRDTRAVFGDYIHIYDMQQAKDDGATVAIYFESRLAKLGLNADVLPDIDEEVDELAEDEEDDQQAKLKSKWAALEKVVGADPRIKQVAADLVEHFEERSKAQTGKAMIVAMSREICVHLYDAIIALRPDWHDEDPEKGVVKVIMTGSASDKPLLRPHIYSKQIKKRLEKRFKAPDDPMRLVIVRDMWLTGFDAPCVHTMYVDKPMKGHNLMQAIARVNRVFRDKQGGLVVDYIGIANDLKQALKEYTASSGRGRPTVDAHEAFAVLEEKLDVLRSMLHDFDYSDFLTAGHSLLAKTANHVLGLKDGKKRFGDTALAMSKAFTLCCTLDEAKAVREEVAFFQAVKVLLTKKEISSRKRADEEREMAIRQIIGSALVSEEVVDIFDAVGLDKPNIGILDDDFLNEVRNLPERNLAVELLERLLEGEIKTRFATNVVQQAKFSELLANVILRYQNRAIETAQVMEELIAMAKKFQEAAGRGEELGLNADELAFYDALANNEEAVLEMGDEVLKKIAHELAENLRKNISVDWSVRDSVRASLRLMVKRILRKYKYPPSRQEEAIKLVLEQAETLSAEWI is encoded by the coding sequence ATGACGGAAGATCAGCTCGAACAGGAAGCTCTGGAATGGCTTAAAAGTATCGGATACAGCCATCGCTACGGACTGGACATTGCGCCGGATGGCCCGGAACCTGAACGCAGCAGCTATTCCCAGGTGCTTCTTGTAAACCGTCTGCGGGACGCTATCAGCCGCCTTAATCCCCTTGTTCCCCTTGTCGCCCGTGAAGACGCATTTCAGAAAATTCTTAATCTGGATACTCCGGTTTTACTGGCAGCAAATCGGGCCTTCCATAATATGCTGGTCAATGGCGTTCCTGTGGAATATCAAAAAGACGGCGAGACACGGGGCGATTTTGTCCGGCTGATGGACTTTTCAGATGTAAAGGCCAACGAATGGCTTGCCGTGAACCAGTTTTCCGTAAAGGGAGCAAAACATACACGCAGGCCTGATATCATCCTTTTTGTCAATGGCCTGCCCCTTGTTCTGGTTGAGCTGAAAAATCCTGCTGACCGGAACGCGGATATCTGGAAAGCATATGACCAGATACAGACCTATAAAGAACAGATTCCAGATGTGTTCCAGTATAACGAAATGCTGGTGATCTCTGACGGAACAGAAGCGCGCATGGGGTCTCTTTCCGCAAACATTGAAAGATTCATGGCCTGGCGCACCATTGACGGAATTACGCTTGATCCGCTCGGACAGTTCAACGAACTGGAAACCCTTATACGCGGAGTTCTGGCTCCTGACTATTTTCTGGATTTTCTGCGTTTCTTTGTTCTGTTTGAGGATGACGGAACCCTTGTTAAAAAGATTGCTGGCTATCATCAGTTTCATGCAGTGCGCTCTGCCATAGCGCATGTAATCTCTGCCTCAAGGCCCGGAGGAAGCCAGAAGGGCGGAGTTGTCTGGCATACCCAGGGGTCTGGAAAAAGCATCACCATGACATGCTTTGCTGCACGGGTAATGCGCGAAGAGGCAATGGAAAACCCGACCATTGTTGTCATTACGGACAGAAACGATCTGGACGGGCAGTTATTTGGCGTTTTCTCCCTTTCCCAGGATTTGCTACGAGAGCAGCCTGTGCAGGGTGAAACAAGGCAGGACTTGAGGGCAAAACTGGCAAACAGGCCATCTGGCGGGATTGTCTTTGCCACAATCCAGAAATTCATGCCTGGCGAAGATGAAGACAGTTTTCCAGTTCTTTCTGACAGGCACAACATCGTTGTAATAGCAGACGAAGCGCACCGCACCCAGTACGGCTTTGAAGCAAAATTCAAGGGAGACGCAAAAGGTTATCAGGTGGGATATGCCCAGCATCTGCGTGATGCTTTGCCCAATGCGACTTTTGTCGCCTTTACCGGAACGCCTGTATCATCCGAAGACAGGGACACAAGGGCAGTATTCGGCGATTATATCCATATCTATGACATGCAGCAGGCAAAGGACGACGGCGCAACTGTCGCCATATATTTTGAATCTCGCCTTGCAAAGCTGGGGCTGAACGCTGATGTGCTTCCGGACATAGACGAAGAAGTCGACGAACTGGCCGAAGACGAAGAAGATGATCAGCAGGCCAAACTCAAGAGCAAATGGGCGGCACTTGAAAAAGTAGTCGGAGCTGATCCGCGTATCAAACAGGTTGCTGCAGATCTTGTCGAACATTTTGAAGAACGAAGCAAGGCCCAAACCGGCAAGGCAATGATAGTCGCCATGAGCCGTGAAATCTGCGTCCATCTTTATGATGCTATTATTGCCCTGCGCCCGGACTGGCACGACGAAGACCCGGAAAAGGGCGTTGTAAAAGTCATAATGACAGGTTCTGCCAGCGATAAGCCTTTGCTGAGACCTCATATATATTCAAAGCAGATAAAGAAACGTCTGGAAAAAAGGTTCAAGGCTCCTGATGATCCGATGCGTCTTGTAATTGTCAGGGATATGTGGCTGACAGGATTTGACGCGCCATGCGTTCATACCATGTATGTGGACAAGCCAATGAAGGGCCACAATCTGATGCAGGCCATAGCCCGTGTTAATCGTGTATTCAGGGATAAACAGGGCGGTCTGGTTGTCGATTATATCGGGATTGCCAATGATCTGAAACAGGCTCTGAAGGAATATACGGCAAGCTCCGGACGTGGTCGTCCGACAGTCGATGCCCATGAAGCTTTCGCTGTGCTGGAAGAAAAACTCGATGTACTGCGTTCCATGCTCCATGATTTCGATTACAGCGATTTTCTGACTGCAGGTCACAGTCTTCTTGCCAAAACCGCCAACCATGTTCTTGGGCTCAAAGACGGAAAGAAGCGGTTTGGAGATACCGCCCTTGCAATGTCCAAGGCCTTTACGCTTTGCTGTACCCTTGATGAGGCCAAGGCAGTGCGTGAGGAAGTGGCATTTTTCCAGGCTGTGAAAGTTCTTCTGACCAAAAAAGAAATCAGCAGCAGGAAAAGAGCTGATGAAGAACGTGAAATGGCTATAAGGCAGATCATAGGATCAGCCCTGGTATCTGAGGAAGTGGTTGATATTTTCGATGCTGTAGGTCTGGATAAGCCGAATATAGGTATTCTGGACGATGATTTTCTGAATGAAGTACGCAACCTTCCTGAACGCAATTTGGCTGTGGAGCTTCTGGAAAGACTTCTTGAAGGCGAGATCAAGACACGATTTGCAACCAATGTCGTACAGCAGGCCAAGTTTTCTGAACTTCTTGCAAATGTAATCCTTCGCTATCAGAACAGAGCCATTGAAACCGCCCAGGTGATGGAAGAGCTGATTGCAATGGCTAAAAAGTTTCAGGAAGCTGCTGGAAGAGGCGAAGAACTCGGCCTTAATGCTGACGAACTGGCCTTTTATGATGCCCTGGCAAACAACGAAGAAGCAGTGCTTGAGATGGGTGATGAGGTTTTGAAGAAAATAGCTCATGAACTTGCTGAAAATCTTAGAAAAAACATCAGCGTTGACTGGTCTGTGCGTGACAGCGTGCGGGCAAGCCTGAGACTGATGGTAAAACGAATTCTGAGGAAATACAAATATCCGCCGTCAAGGCAGGAAGAGGCTATAAAGCTGGTGCTTGAGCAGGCTGAAACGCTTAGTGCCGAGTGGATTTAA